Proteins found in one Paenibacillus sp. FSL R10-2782 genomic segment:
- a CDS encoding NEAT domain-containing protein — protein MKRQFRKYLIMLATFAMLLSVVFPSAPVVSAEDTVTSTESGASATSVSEDVYSTEPSMAETTLTENETAPSVGVVSVAEVQSPSVVQDSNKYSIEYAVKNRKTGNNSPQALYFVKPATFKVEYNASVGQATYHVSLNIDNPTEPLLTDFELKQNGEGISAHVSDLIQTGDKYNQRSVTFDVYDLTQKIDVDFNFKNIKRENSIEFDPSTIKVAEETTPPVTSPEPEVPLQPGSLDFTILTDKSQNVSVMDGYVVKPAKLVQKANKWYVQLTIKNSSWIPSFQTEQNGKYEETTTVSTEGDQRTIEFEVGNLSNKVNAYAHIIVPGLELGGVPYDHWYNVQIQFNGSVTPDPGSSLQLGSIDFSVLKDKSQDMSVMDGYTLKPAKVVQKGNKWYVQLTIKNSSWIPSFQTEQNGKYEEAATVSTEGDQRIVEFEIRSLSNKVNAYTHVIVPGLELGGVPYDHWYNVQIQFNGNVTPDPGTPSTLVDGTYSINFDALHATKDQVSSMARYLVSPATLTATKGKYEVSFQIKDSATITKFKTEQNGTLTDVDIVSEDKASDTRMVKFPLADVDAILNAQVHVSTSYNGTPYEMDHTIRLKFDRNSVALKDSTPTNPGTPSTLADGTYSINFDALHATKDQKSSMAQYLLSPATLTVSKGKYEASFTIKDSATVTEFKTEQNGTLTDSDVVNVDKKADTRVVKFKVADLDAILNAQVHVSTSYNGTVYEMDHKIRLQFDRSSIAVKGTDGGTTPGTENGKYSIDFSVLKNGSNEISVMDGYMQKPATLLKQSGKNLIQIKMDKSSWIKTFKVNGAEAQVIDQSTSADTRTVQFEVADLSDKVTVNTHVIVPGLELGGIPYDHVYDVQYQFEPATIRSYVEPSSTGAADPIVKLDFDKLVNGKYVLKFSIVLADGTTGENSPAQRFIANEPAQLVVEGDKRFVGLKLQNSNEVKALRIWDTASGGYKDAEVTQEDAASNTRNVRFSVSDFKNNVEGQLVVYEAPKVASAAPMVFKAEDRVEKVYDFEFKFDTSDVTYYKDKKTDKVEQGKNNLADGEYTANFRVLANGTDKDSLVAPFVQSLAKLIVKNGKVQAHLTVTDNQALKLFQTDFEGRYANPTVVGSDTKGDTRTIAFEVPDLDQKLSVYTQVYLPEKFIVNEKFGGQIQFDRASLKGEGVNAATTAPATEQTAEAPTPVAETEPVVEQTAQTVTSEKQYTINYNVFKDKTSEASVMDGYLDKPATLIEKGDKRYIQVTLKNSSWMPVLQVEQNGSLKDVEVISTSGDTRVVQFEAGDLSQKISAYTHVIVPGLVLGGVPYDHWYTVQFQFDEASLKAK, from the coding sequence TTGAAGAGGCAATTTAGAAAATACTTAATAATGTTAGCGACCTTTGCCATGCTGCTTTCGGTTGTGTTCCCGTCTGCACCAGTTGTATCTGCCGAAGATACTGTCACATCAACTGAATCTGGTGCGTCTGCTACTTCTGTGAGTGAGGATGTATATTCGACAGAACCAAGTATGGCGGAAACAACCCTGACAGAGAACGAAACGGCACCATCGGTAGGTGTGGTTTCAGTTGCAGAGGTACAGAGCCCCAGCGTCGTTCAGGACTCCAATAAATATTCAATTGAATATGCAGTGAAGAACAGAAAAACAGGCAACAATTCACCACAAGCTCTCTATTTTGTGAAACCAGCTACTTTTAAAGTAGAGTATAATGCGTCAGTCGGACAAGCTACGTATCATGTTTCTTTGAATATTGATAATCCAACAGAACCATTATTAACAGATTTTGAATTGAAACAAAATGGAGAAGGTATTTCTGCTCATGTTTCAGATTTGATCCAAACAGGAGACAAGTATAATCAAAGATCTGTAACATTTGACGTGTATGATTTAACTCAGAAAATTGATGTGGATTTTAATTTCAAAAATATAAAAAGAGAAAACTCGATTGAATTTGATCCATCTACAATAAAGGTTGCAGAGGAGACGACTCCGCCTGTAACATCGCCAGAACCCGAAGTTCCTTTACAACCAGGAAGCCTCGACTTCACGATTTTGACAGATAAATCGCAAAATGTTTCCGTTATGGACGGCTATGTTGTAAAACCAGCTAAACTGGTTCAAAAAGCGAACAAATGGTATGTTCAACTGACGATTAAAAACAGCAGTTGGATTCCATCTTTCCAAACAGAACAGAATGGAAAATATGAAGAAACGACTACGGTATCCACTGAGGGTGACCAACGTACAATCGAGTTTGAAGTAGGCAATCTGTCTAACAAAGTAAATGCTTATGCCCACATTATCGTGCCTGGGTTGGAATTGGGCGGAGTACCATACGATCATTGGTACAATGTTCAAATCCAGTTTAACGGCAGTGTTACCCCTGATCCGGGTTCTTCTCTGCAATTGGGAAGTATTGACTTCTCTGTTTTAAAGGATAAGTCGCAAGATATGTCCGTTATGGACGGCTATACTCTAAAGCCAGCTAAAGTGGTCCAAAAAGGAAACAAATGGTATGTTCAACTGACGATTAAAAACAGCAGTTGGATTCCTTCCTTCCAAACAGAGCAGAATGGAAAATATGAAGAAGCGGCTACGGTATCCACTGAGGGTGACCAACGCATAGTGGAGTTTGAAATAAGAAGTCTGTCTAACAAAGTAAATGCTTATACTCACGTTATCGTACCTGGTTTGGAATTGGGCGGAGTACCATACGATCATTGGTACAATGTTCAAATTCAATTTAACGGCAATGTTACCCCTGATCCGGGTACACCTTCGACTTTGGTAGATGGTACGTATTCCATTAACTTTGATGCGCTGCACGCAACCAAGGATCAAGTCTCTTCGATGGCACGGTACTTGGTGTCGCCAGCAACACTGACAGCGACGAAAGGTAAGTATGAAGTGTCCTTCCAGATCAAGGATAGCGCAACGATTACAAAGTTCAAAACCGAACAAAACGGAACATTAACGGACGTGGACATTGTGAGTGAGGATAAAGCATCCGATACTCGCATGGTGAAGTTCCCATTGGCTGATGTGGATGCCATTTTAAATGCGCAGGTTCATGTTAGTACCAGCTACAACGGAACCCCTTATGAAATGGACCATACGATCCGTCTCAAATTTGATAGAAATAGTGTAGCACTTAAAGATTCGACACCAACAAATCCAGGTACACCATCGACTTTGGCGGACGGCACATACTCCATCAACTTCGATGCATTGCATGCAACGAAAGATCAAAAATCATCAATGGCGCAATATTTGTTGTCTCCAGCAACGCTGACGGTATCAAAGGGTAAGTATGAAGCTTCCTTTACGATCAAAGACAGCGCCACGGTGACGGAGTTTAAAACGGAACAAAACGGAACGTTGACGGATTCAGATGTCGTAAATGTGGACAAGAAAGCGGACACTCGTGTTGTAAAGTTCAAAGTGGCAGACTTGGACGCTATTCTGAATGCGCAAGTTCATGTAAGTACCAGCTATAACGGAACCGTTTATGAGATGGACCATAAGATTCGTCTTCAATTTGATCGTAGCAGCATTGCAGTGAAAGGAACGGATGGCGGTACAACTCCTGGGACTGAGAACGGCAAATATAGCATTGATTTCTCCGTACTCAAAAATGGAAGCAATGAAATATCTGTAATGGATGGCTATATGCAAAAGCCAGCCACTCTGTTGAAGCAATCCGGCAAAAATTTGATCCAGATCAAAATGGACAAGAGCAGCTGGATTAAAACGTTCAAGGTAAACGGTGCAGAGGCTCAGGTTATTGATCAATCGACCTCGGCAGATACAAGAACCGTCCAATTTGAAGTCGCAGATTTATCGGATAAAGTTACAGTAAATACGCATGTCATTGTACCGGGTCTGGAACTGGGTGGCATCCCTTATGACCACGTATATGATGTGCAGTATCAATTCGAGCCTGCTACCATTCGCAGCTATGTCGAACCGTCCTCTACTGGAGCCGCAGATCCAATTGTGAAATTGGATTTTGACAAGCTCGTTAATGGTAAATATGTTTTGAAATTCAGTATTGTTTTAGCGGATGGAACAACAGGAGAGAATTCTCCGGCTCAACGCTTTATTGCCAATGAACCAGCGCAATTGGTCGTGGAAGGCGACAAACGGTTTGTAGGTCTGAAGCTGCAAAACAGTAACGAAGTGAAGGCATTGCGCATTTGGGATACGGCAAGCGGAGGCTACAAAGACGCAGAAGTGACCCAGGAAGATGCAGCAAGTAATACAAGGAACGTTCGTTTTAGCGTAAGCGACTTTAAGAACAACGTAGAAGGCCAATTGGTTGTTTACGAAGCTCCGAAGGTAGCGAGTGCTGCTCCGATGGTCTTCAAGGCTGAGGATCGAGTGGAGAAGGTATATGATTTTGAATTCAAATTCGATACTAGCGATGTAACATATTACAAAGATAAAAAGACAGACAAAGTAGAACAAGGGAAAAATAATTTAGCCGATGGAGAGTACACAGCGAACTTCCGTGTGCTGGCGAATGGAACGGACAAGGACTCTCTTGTGGCTCCTTTTGTACAGAGTCTGGCGAAGCTGATTGTGAAGAATGGTAAGGTGCAGGCTCATCTCACCGTGACGGACAATCAGGCTTTGAAGTTGTTCCAAACGGACTTTGAAGGCCGTTATGCCAATCCGACCGTTGTTGGTTCCGACACGAAAGGTGACACGCGCACCATCGCTTTTGAAGTGCCTGATCTGGATCAAAAGCTGAGCGTGTACACACAGGTATACTTGCCTGAGAAATTTATTGTGAATGAGAAGTTCGGCGGACAAATTCAATTTGACCGTGCATCGCTTAAAGGTGAGGGAGTCAATGCAGCTACAACCGCACCAGCTACTGAGCAGACAGCAGAAGCGCCAACACCTGTGGCTGAAACGGAACCTGTAGTGGAGCAAACAGCTCAAACAGTCACTTCCGAGAAGCAATACACGATCAATTACAACGTTTTTAAAGATAAAACAAGCGAAGCTTCCGTCATGGATGGGTACCTCGACAAGCCTGCTACATTGATTGAAAAGGGAGACAAGCGTTATATTCAAGTTACTTTGAAAAATAGCTCCTGGATGCCTGTTCTACAAGTGGAGCAGAATGGTAGCCTGAAAGATGTAGAGGTCATCTCGACATCTGGCGATACGCGTGTCGTTCAATTTGAAGCAGGGGACTTGTCTCAGAAAATCAGTGCCTACACACACGTCATTGTACCTGGTTTAGTTCTTGGCGGCGTGCCATATGATCACTGGTATACAGTTCAATTCCAGTTTGATGAAGCGAGTCTGAAAGCAAAATAA
- a CDS encoding NEAT domain-containing protein: MNMIMNRMNLKKVMLTVLMAALVFVVLAPFSANKANAALPNGTYTIDYTVYKDGTTSPSYMDTGGYVAKPATLIAANGQYKVRVTITKSAWVTEFKTQQNGQYVNATVVSTSGDTRVVEFPVSDLSALLNAKLHVSVPKEYTGGVPYDHDYIVQFGFDEDTIN, encoded by the coding sequence ATGAACATGATCATGAACCGTATGAATTTGAAAAAAGTAATGCTTACTGTATTGATGGCTGCTTTGGTATTTGTTGTACTAGCTCCGTTTTCTGCAAATAAAGCGAATGCTGCTTTGCCTAATGGTACGTATACCATTGATTACACAGTGTACAAAGATGGTACAACTTCACCTTCCTACATGGATACAGGCGGTTATGTGGCGAAGCCAGCTACCTTGATTGCTGCTAATGGTCAGTACAAGGTTAGAGTGACGATTACCAAAAGCGCTTGGGTCACTGAATTCAAAACACAACAAAATGGTCAATATGTGAATGCAACTGTAGTCAGCACATCCGGTGATACTAGAGTGGTTGAGTTTCCGGTGAGCGATTTGTCCGCGCTATTGAACGCTAAACTTCACGTAAGCGTGCCGAAAGAATATACTGGCGGTGTGCCATACGATCACGATTACATCGTTCAATTTGGTTTTGATGAGGATACGATTAATTAG
- a CDS encoding NEAT domain-containing protein, with the protein MNMVMNRFEQFSFKKVLVALIMTALVFAVIAPFSAKAAAADGTYAVDYTVLKDQTNETSRLDSYLTKPAQVIVANGKNVVRLTVKSSNLITTFKVEQNGVLQDATVVSTDTASNTRVVEFEVADLNAKVNAYAEITIPVIGYTGKYDVQLQFDEI; encoded by the coding sequence ATGAATATGGTAATGAATCGCTTTGAGCAGTTTTCTTTCAAAAAGGTACTCGTTGCATTGATCATGACAGCACTTGTTTTTGCAGTTATTGCTCCGTTCTCTGCTAAAGCGGCAGCAGCCGACGGCACGTATGCAGTAGACTATACCGTTCTGAAAGATCAAACGAATGAAACCTCCCGTCTGGATAGCTATTTAACGAAACCAGCTCAGGTTATTGTAGCTAATGGCAAAAATGTTGTTCGTTTGACTGTGAAAAGCAGCAATCTGATCACAACGTTCAAAGTGGAACAAAACGGTGTACTGCAAGATGCGACTGTGGTAAGCACTGATACTGCCAGCAACACTCGCGTAGTGGAATTCGAAGTTGCTGACCTGAATGCCAAAGTTAACGCTTATGCTGAAATCACGATTCCAGTCATTGGTTACACAGGCAAGTATGATGTACAACTGCAATTCGACGAAATCTAA
- the isdC gene encoding heme uptake protein IsdC, which translates to MKKGYSAMIAVFLLVSVLSFWPTSSSVVAAMASTKLADGTYTLKYNILKAENDSVSMANDYFEKPAKLYVKKGQMTMQIKLNHSEWTTGFKVDYKGKIIDTKVIHKDTKTDTRTVQFPITTVNSPLISKIHVTVPAYNYDHDYTIRFAFDSKSVKKVAAVQSTKSTKSSKK; encoded by the coding sequence ATGAAGAAGGGTTATTCTGCAATGATTGCTGTGTTTCTGCTGGTCAGTGTGCTGAGCTTTTGGCCAACTTCATCATCTGTGGTAGCCGCTATGGCTTCTACAAAATTGGCGGATGGTACATACACGCTTAAATACAATATTCTCAAGGCCGAAAACGATTCTGTATCCATGGCTAATGATTATTTTGAGAAGCCAGCCAAGCTGTATGTGAAAAAAGGCCAAATGACCATGCAAATTAAGCTGAATCACAGCGAATGGACAACCGGGTTTAAAGTGGATTACAAAGGCAAAATTATCGACACAAAGGTCATTCACAAGGACACCAAAACCGATACCCGTACTGTACAATTTCCAATTACAACTGTGAACAGCCCGCTGATTTCTAAAATTCATGTTACCGTCCCTGCGTATAACTACGATCATGACTATACCATTCGCTTCGCTTTTGATTCCAAAAGTGTCAAAAAAGTAGCGGCCGTCCAGTCAACGAAATCAACCAAATCTTCTAAGAAGTAA
- a CDS encoding ABC transporter substrate-binding protein encodes MKSYVLWSSAALLLAVTGCSNGTPAADHKPTTASVTTTSGTTSDATIQVTDFSKRTLAFQDVPQHIIALSNGDLDIIYALGGTAVGRPNSNGPSVVPAAENVQQVGSTHEVDLEKITMLKPDVVLGNYPMNEKDIPAIEGVGSQLLLTGANSVQDIQSQITLFGQLLHKQAPAVKLNQQIDQQVATLQKETASTSKPKVLLVYGAPATYMAALPNSLGGNILEMAGGANIAADFPGLQNFPQYAQLNTERIVQADPDYILIMTHGNTEEVKAAFIKEMQENAAWSGIKAVKNNQVEVLPSDLFGTNPGTRVTEALDLMHQKLYPAK; translated from the coding sequence ATGAAATCTTATGTGTTGTGGTCATCCGCAGCGCTTTTATTGGCAGTTACCGGATGTAGTAATGGTACTCCGGCCGCAGATCACAAACCAACCACTGCATCTGTAACTACCACTTCCGGCACAACAAGCGATGCGACAATTCAGGTTACTGATTTTTCAAAACGGACGTTGGCGTTCCAAGATGTCCCTCAACATATCATTGCGCTCAGCAATGGCGATCTGGATATCATATATGCTTTGGGCGGGACAGCCGTTGGCAGACCCAACTCGAATGGACCTTCCGTCGTACCTGCTGCTGAAAACGTTCAACAAGTAGGCTCTACTCATGAGGTCGATCTGGAGAAAATTACGATGCTCAAACCGGATGTCGTATTAGGCAATTACCCTATGAATGAGAAAGATATTCCAGCTATTGAAGGTGTCGGTTCGCAGTTGCTGCTGACAGGGGCCAATTCAGTCCAAGATATTCAGTCGCAAATTACACTCTTCGGGCAATTATTGCACAAGCAGGCTCCGGCCGTGAAGCTGAATCAGCAAATTGACCAACAGGTAGCCACATTACAAAAGGAAACAGCCTCTACCTCCAAACCTAAAGTGCTGCTTGTTTACGGAGCCCCGGCCACATATATGGCGGCATTGCCGAATTCATTAGGGGGAAATATTCTGGAAATGGCTGGTGGTGCTAATATTGCCGCTGATTTTCCGGGGCTGCAAAATTTCCCGCAATACGCGCAGCTAAATACGGAACGCATCGTACAGGCCGATCCTGACTACATCCTGATTATGACCCACGGCAATACGGAAGAGGTCAAAGCCGCATTTATCAAGGAAATGCAGGAAAATGCAGCTTGGAGCGGAATCAAGGCGGTCAAAAACAATCAGGTCGAGGTATTACCCTCCGATCTGTTCGGAACCAATCCGGGCACACGGGTTACTGAGGCACTGGATTTGATGCACCAAAAGCTGTATCCGGCGAAATAA
- a CDS encoding iron ABC transporter permease — protein MNKLQRARRRTIAWITLPILLIAVSVYGLAYGSVSIPLREINQVLLHHDDSTYRTILMDLRLPRVLVGLLVGACLAAAGALLQGVMKNPLADPGIIGVSAGGGLAAVITMVMLPQLSYLLPVTAFSGAFLTAVAIYLLAWDRGASPVKIVLAGVAINALLGAVMNGVMVMYSDRVQAVLPWLSGGLNGRSWHHLEFMAPYAIIGLIASLFAIKPANLLLLGDDSAQLLGQRVELQRLLIILLSALLAGTAVSVAGLIGFVGLVVPHVIRLLIGEDYRFLLPLSILGGGTLVVLADTVARSWFDPIELPVGILLAVIGAPFFLILLKKRGNFG, from the coding sequence ATGAACAAACTACAACGCGCCAGAAGACGCACCATCGCCTGGATTACGCTTCCGATCCTGCTGATAGCTGTATCCGTGTACGGCCTGGCTTACGGATCGGTGTCGATTCCACTACGAGAAATCAATCAGGTTTTGCTACATCATGATGACTCCACCTATCGCACGATCCTAATGGATCTCCGGCTGCCCAGAGTATTAGTGGGTCTGCTCGTAGGAGCCTGTCTGGCAGCTGCGGGAGCACTTCTTCAAGGAGTCATGAAAAATCCACTGGCTGATCCTGGCATTATTGGTGTATCGGCTGGTGGTGGACTCGCTGCGGTCATCACGATGGTCATGCTTCCACAGCTTAGCTACCTTCTTCCGGTAACTGCCTTTTCGGGAGCCTTCCTGACTGCTGTTGCAATTTACCTGCTGGCTTGGGATCGGGGAGCCTCTCCCGTCAAAATCGTATTAGCGGGTGTTGCGATCAACGCACTGCTGGGCGCGGTCATGAACGGCGTGATGGTCATGTACAGCGACCGCGTGCAAGCGGTTCTCCCTTGGCTATCCGGCGGATTGAACGGACGAAGCTGGCATCATCTGGAGTTCATGGCGCCTTACGCCATCATTGGCTTAATCGCCTCCCTGTTTGCGATCAAGCCTGCCAATTTGCTGCTGCTGGGCGACGATTCAGCGCAACTGCTCGGACAGCGTGTAGAGCTTCAGCGGCTGCTCATTATCTTGCTCTCTGCCCTGCTCGCCGGTACGGCAGTCAGTGTAGCGGGGCTGATCGGTTTTGTAGGACTGGTCGTTCCTCATGTTATCCGCCTGCTGATCGGGGAGGATTATCGCTTCCTCCTTCCCCTTTCCATTCTGGGCGGCGGGACACTGGTCGTACTGGCGGATACGGTGGCACGGTCCTGGTTTGATCCGATTGAACTGCCTGTAGGTATTTTGCTGGCCGTCATCGGAGCGCCGTTCTTCTTAATCCTGCTCAAGAAACGGGGGAATTTCGGATGA
- a CDS encoding ABC transporter ATP-binding protein, with amino-acid sequence MTAIQGEHISLQRGYFKLDDVNITLPTGQLTAIVGPNGSGKSTLLRIITRLLRQDQGQVSVLGKPVQEYRRRDFAQTITMLPQMKDMLPLLTVRELVAYGRSPHAKGLRTRHTGQDHHIVDHVMEITGMKPYADRMFHTLSGGEQQKARIAMALAQQTGILLLDEPTTFLDIAHQFEVMDMLRRINHESGLTIVMVLHDLQQAAAYCHHMIALKRGRIAMAGEPRQILTSAFLRDIYEMNATIKFEDGYPVIIPTIPHHSGGI; translated from the coding sequence ATGACAGCCATTCAGGGTGAGCATATCTCCTTGCAGCGCGGGTATTTCAAGCTGGACGATGTAAACATTACCTTACCCACCGGACAGCTCACCGCAATTGTCGGGCCCAACGGTTCGGGCAAATCCACGCTTTTGCGGATTATTACACGGCTGCTCAGGCAGGATCAGGGACAGGTTTCTGTACTGGGCAAGCCCGTGCAGGAGTACAGGCGGCGTGATTTTGCCCAAACGATTACAATGCTGCCGCAAATGAAGGATATGCTGCCGTTATTAACGGTTCGTGAGCTGGTCGCTTACGGAAGATCCCCTCATGCCAAAGGCTTGAGGACACGGCATACCGGACAGGATCATCATATTGTGGACCATGTCATGGAAATCACAGGCATGAAGCCCTATGCGGATCGGATGTTCCATACTCTATCGGGAGGTGAACAACAAAAAGCGCGAATTGCAATGGCTTTGGCCCAACAAACGGGCATTCTTTTGCTCGATGAACCTACCACTTTTCTGGATATCGCCCATCAATTTGAGGTTATGGATATGCTGAGGCGTATTAATCACGAGTCCGGCTTAACGATTGTTATGGTACTGCATGATTTGCAGCAAGCTGCGGCCTATTGTCATCATATGATTGCGCTTAAAAGGGGACGAATCGCCATGGCTGGCGAACCCCGTCAGATTTTGACGTCTGCTTTTCTTCGCGACATTTATGAAATGAACGCTACTATCAAATTTGAGGATGGCTATCCGGTCATTATACCGACCATACCACATCATTCAGGAGGAATTTAA
- the isdG gene encoding heme oxygenase: protein MIIVTNTSKITPGNAHLLIERFNKEGKVEKMEGFLGLEVLLTENTKDYEEVTISTRWKEKENFQGWTKSEAFRESHSHRQIPDYILENKITFYEVKIVRHPITNTDSDSFLVNDTEAV from the coding sequence ATGATTATTGTTACAAACACATCTAAAATCACCCCGGGCAATGCCCACCTGCTCATCGAACGCTTTAACAAAGAAGGTAAAGTGGAAAAAATGGAAGGCTTCCTCGGTCTGGAGGTACTGCTCACTGAAAACACAAAAGATTATGAGGAAGTAACGATTAGCACACGCTGGAAGGAAAAAGAAAACTTCCAAGGCTGGACCAAAAGCGAGGCCTTCCGTGAATCACACAGCCACCGCCAAATTCCGGACTATATTTTAGAAAATAAAATTACATTTTATGAAGTCAAAATCGTGCGGCATCCCATTACCAACACCGATTCCGATTCCTTTCTGGTGAACGATACCGAAGCGGTCTAA
- a CDS encoding MBL fold metallo-hydrolase — MPKVRFNNMDHVNTDKTLKQFRQWRQERRSKTKDYTFVVPNHPPELEFLHSNRDTTTATWVGHSTFFIQYLGLNIVTDPVWAERMALDKRLAPPGIRIQDVPPLDIILLSHSHYDHLHMDSLRKLYRADTLMLVPSGLKSKMVRKGFRNCHELKWWEHVTVGGVRFTFVPAQHWTRRTPFDTNTSHWGGYVLQSEQQVIGSATSVTESHTNSISDTAAAPTLYFVGDTGYFRGFKEIGERFDIDLTFMPIGAYEPEWFMTSQHVTPEEALQGFVDCGADQMIPMHYGAFKLADDTPREALDRLEAERERLGIAKERIHILGHGETLKIQSRCSTAI, encoded by the coding sequence ATGCCCAAAGTTCGTTTTAACAACATGGATCATGTCAATACGGATAAAACTCTCAAGCAATTCAGACAATGGCGGCAGGAGCGCCGCAGCAAAACGAAGGATTATACGTTCGTTGTTCCGAACCATCCCCCGGAGCTGGAATTTTTGCACAGTAACCGGGACACGACGACGGCGACCTGGGTAGGGCATTCAACCTTTTTCATTCAATATCTCGGACTGAACATCGTTACGGATCCGGTGTGGGCTGAGCGTATGGCTTTGGACAAAAGACTGGCTCCGCCCGGCATCCGCATTCAGGATGTACCGCCGTTGGACATCATTCTGCTGTCTCATTCGCATTATGATCATTTGCATATGGATTCGTTGCGCAAATTGTATCGTGCAGATACGCTGATGCTCGTACCTTCGGGGTTAAAGTCGAAAATGGTCCGCAAAGGCTTCCGTAACTGCCATGAGCTGAAATGGTGGGAGCATGTTACGGTAGGCGGGGTGCGGTTCACGTTTGTCCCGGCTCAGCATTGGACGCGGCGTACGCCGTTTGATACGAATACTTCGCATTGGGGTGGATATGTGCTGCAAAGTGAGCAGCAGGTGATCGGCTCTGCCACGTCCGTCACCGAATCGCATACTAATTCTATTTCAGATACAGCAGCTGCACCGACGTTGTACTTTGTGGGAGATACCGGGTATTTCCGCGGCTTCAAGGAGATTGGCGAGCGCTTTGACATTGACCTGACCTTTATGCCGATTGGCGCGTATGAGCCGGAATGGTTCATGACCTCGCAGCATGTGACACCGGAGGAGGCGTTGCAGGGGTTCGTGGATTGCGGCGCGGATCAGATGATCCCGATGCATTACGGAGCCTTTAAGCTGGCGGATGATACGCCGAGAGAGGCGCTGGATCGTCTCGAAGCGGAGCGTGAACGCTTGGGCATCGCCAAGGAGCGCATTCATATACTGGGACACGGTGAGACGCTGAAAATTCAAAGCCGCTGTTCAACTGCAATCTGA
- a CDS encoding cytochrome d ubiquinol oxidase subunit II, producing the protein MSYEIVGIAILWTFLFGYLIVASIDFGAGFFSFYSVLTGHQNKIHNIIQRYLSPVWEVTNVFLIFFVVGLNGFFPDAAYYYGTALLVPGSIAIVLLAIRGVYYAYNTYGHSGTNNIVYMALYGATGLLIPAALSTVLAISEGGIIVENSTGVHLRWGELLSNSYTWAVIFLALVSVLYISAMFLSYYAKRAGDKVAFEIVRGYALFWSGPTIVASLLAFFQINKQNPDHFANMLNMAWMFVASFVCFVGAVYLVWRRRYLGTSFILVMLQFAFAWYGYGRSHLPYVLYPYINVHHSFTNSAMAYALITAFSAGLLVLIPSLILILRLFLFDADYVRGQAGKKG; encoded by the coding sequence GTGAGCTATGAAATTGTCGGTATCGCCATTTTGTGGACCTTCCTGTTCGGTTATTTGATTGTGGCATCTATTGATTTTGGCGCAGGCTTTTTCAGCTTTTACAGTGTGCTGACAGGTCACCAGAACAAAATCCACAACATTATACAGCGGTATTTATCGCCGGTGTGGGAGGTAACGAACGTATTTCTCATTTTTTTCGTGGTGGGACTGAATGGTTTCTTCCCGGATGCGGCTTATTACTATGGCACAGCGTTGCTCGTTCCCGGCAGTATTGCCATTGTGCTTCTCGCGATCCGCGGGGTGTACTATGCGTACAACACGTATGGGCATTCCGGTACAAATAATATCGTCTACATGGCATTGTACGGCGCGACAGGGCTGCTCATTCCGGCGGCGCTGTCGACGGTTCTCGCCATTTCGGAAGGCGGTATTATTGTGGAGAACAGCACAGGTGTTCATCTGCGATGGGGTGAGTTATTAAGCAACTCCTATACGTGGGCGGTTATTTTCCTGGCGCTGGTGAGTGTGCTGTATATCTCGGCGATGTTTCTGTCCTATTATGCCAAAAGGGCAGGAGACAAGGTTGCTTTTGAAATCGTGCGCGGGTACGCGCTATTCTGGAGCGGTCCTACGATTGTGGCGAGTCTGCTCGCATTTTTTCAGATTAACAAACAAAATCCAGACCATTTCGCCAATATGCTGAATATGGCATGGATGTTTGTCGCCTCCTTCGTCTGCTTTGTCGGAGCTGTCTATCTGGTATGGCGGCGGCGTTATCTCGGAACCTCCTTTATTCTGGTCATGCTGCAATTTGCATTTGCTTGGTATGGTTATGGTCGCTCGCATTTGCCGTATGTTTTGTATCCCTACATTAATGTGCATCACAGCTTTACGAACTCCGCCATGGCGTATGCATTGATTACGGCGTTTAGTGCGGGGCTGCTGGTGCTCATCCCGTCACTGATCCTGATCTTGAGACTGTTCCTGTTCGATGCGGATTATGTGCGAGGACAAGCGGGGAAGAAAGGGTGA